From Triticum aestivum cultivar Chinese Spring chromosome 4A, IWGSC CS RefSeq v2.1, whole genome shotgun sequence, a single genomic window includes:
- the LOC123086408 gene encoding sanguinarine reductase gives MATAHLSPALAVSSSRHLTSKHGQPPIFAQPGGTAVLRSCSLPLSSRLAASGRGGWRLAAAVEPRTAQQEKADASSRLVLVVGGTGGVGQLLVASLLSRKIKTRLLLRNPEKAAFLFGKQDESVLQVCEADTRNVDSLNPEMFEGVTHVVCTTGTTAFPSKRWDGDNTPERVDWDGVRNFVSAMPQTVKRLVLVSSIGVTKYNEIPWSIMNLFGVLKYKKMAEDFVRNSGIPFTIIRPGRLTDGPYTSYDLNTLVKATAGERRAVEIGQGDKLVGEASRLVVAEACIQALDIESTQGKIYEISSVKGEGPGSDQEKWKQLFAAAESN, from the exons ATGGCGACGGCTCACCTCAGCCCGGCGCTCGCGGTCTCATCGTCGCGCCACCTAACCTCCAAACACGGCCAGCCGCCCATCTTCGCGCAGCCAGGCGGCACAGCGGTGCTGCGGTCTTGCTCGCTTCCCTTGTCCTCGAGACTTGCCGCGTCGGGTCGAGGTGGGTGGCGGCTCGCGGCGGCAGTGGAGCCCAGGACCGCGCAGCAGGAAAAGGCCGATGCCTCCTCGAGGCTGGTCCTCGTCGTCGGCGGAACCGGCGGCGTAG GTCAATTGCTGGTAGCATCTTTGCTGAGCAGGAAAATTAAGACAAGGCTGCTCCTAAGAAACCCTGAAAAGGCAGCGTTCTTATTTGGCAAGCAGGATGAGAGTGTTTTGCAG GTTTGTGAAGCGGACACGAGAAATGTTGACAGTTTGAATCCAGAAATGTTTGAG GGAGTTACACATGTGGTATGTACTACTGGGACTACAGCATTTCCATCAAAACGCTGGGATGGGGATAACACTCCTGAACGTGTCG ATTGGGATGGCGTCCGAAATTTTGTGAGTGCCATGCCACAGACGGTCAAGAGACTGGTTTTGGTGTCATCGATTGGTGTTACAAAATATAATGAAATACCATGGAG TATTATGAACCTCTTTGGTGTGCTTAAATACAAGAAGATGGCAGAGGACTTTGTCCGCAATTCAGGCATACCTTTCACGATCATCAG GCCGGGGAGATTAACAGATGGGCCCTACACTTCCTATGACCTGAACACACTTGTTAAGGCTACAGCTGGAGAAAGACGAGCAGTTGAGATAGGCCAAG GTGACAAGCTTGTGGGAGAAGCGAGCAGATTGGTGGTGGCAGAAGCATGTATCCAAGCTTTGGATATTGAATCTACCCAAGGAAAAATATACGAGATTAGTTCGGTGAAG GGCGAAGGACCTGGGAGCGACCAGGAGAAATGGAAGCAACTATTTGCAGCTGCTGAATCGAACTAG